AGGTCAACTTCAGTGCTTTGACCTAAAACTCTGGAACATAACTGAACCCAAACCGTCAAgaactgggagcactgggagcactgggagttCTGGGAGGTGTAATGAAAACTGGTgatcagaggaaataaaactcCTCCAAAGTAAAAGTGAGCAGAAGTTGAACAGCAGACGTATCCACTCATGTTCCTCTCATTTTCCCCTTCCAATCAGAAACAGTGAGAGAAGCCTAAAGTCAAGCTGTCTTTTAAAAGGGggaaaatcttaaaagtgtggcatgcatctAAATTCAGCCCAGACCAGTCCATCCTTCTAACTGTTGTACAGCAAGTCCCTCAGGTTTTCCTCTTTGAGTTGATTGGATGTTTTCTTGGGTTTTGTTGTCAGACTGAAACTGTCCAGTTCTTCTTCATCTGCTCCacattcacttcctgtttgtgtttgctgaCATCCTCTCTGtttcctgtcatgtttttttttttccatcagactcagacttttaaaaataaatcacgtCAAACTCCTTTCCAGACATCAGCAGGACGTTGGCTCCAATGGCCAGGATCCATGGCTCACGGCGGTCCGACAGCGCCACCATCAGGCCGTCTTCATCCACCATCAGGCCGTCTTGAAGCTTCAAATCAAGCTTGAAACATGTATCGCTCCTCCTTTAGTTGTCAGAAACCGTCTCCTGCCGAGAGAAACCTGACATCAGCCTCCTTCctccatgaaaacaaaaagctgaaacatgtttttagaaAGTGGGTCAAAGGAAGAAAGACTGGAATATGAAATTAGGACAGTTTTTAATGattcaaaatattagaaaagtgCAGATGAATGAAATGCTAACTTTGGTAAAAACACCAGAGAATTGTTCAGATgggaccagcagggggcgccacagTCCAGAAAACGCTCTTCAGCAAAAACAGGATCTTTTTACTACAATGACAGTGTGGAAAAAACTCTTTacattggagttaataatctgTGATGACATTGCTTtaactgataaaaataatttgtttgatcatttacagtttaaattgaACCTGTTAACTCACAGCGACTCCTGAAGAAATCCTGCTGATAGGAACATAAACACTTTTATTCTCCATCATCTGTAATTCACTTTAATGACCACATTCCCCCTTAAGCTAGAGAGACTCTTGTACACTTGTAGGTAAATGTGAGTTCAAGTTTAAGACGTGTTAagttattgcaaaaaataaatcactttatgagaaaattgtgtgtttttgtttttgacagaaatcattactaaaaaacaaaacaaaacaaaatcagctccactgaggggGCCCCTTGGTGGCTCTGGGGCCCTAAGCGGCTGCTTGGTTTGCTTGTGCCTTGGGCCGCCCTGTATAACATTTAAAAGAGTATTTCTGTTACGGAGGCATAAACTTTGAACAGAAACTCAGTAGTTTGAAGTAGAAACCACCTCAGCTGTTACAACCTATTCATTTGTCAGATAACTCTAACTGCTGAATATCTACAGCACACTTTAAAAACTGAGACCTGCAGTGAAGATGTGTCTGAAAGCAGGAGCATTTCTACccccaaattacaaacaaagTGTGTAGAGAATATGAGTATGAAATACGAATATCTTACAAGCTGTGAATCTCAAACATGTAACCTTTGAgcaatcattattttattgaatcGCACTTCTTGAAATCTGAACTGACACTTTAAAGCGAAGGTGGTTCAGGGCTGCTGTCCTGAAACGTTTAGATTGtctaaacaataataatgtcaGTGAGcagccaggttctccagagtcctgctaaaaTGATGACTATTTGACTCagatctgaaataaaaacaccaggATTGGAGTTAGCATCCCTGCTTATTGTGGTATgaagaaaagggagaaaaaataaaataatggagtaatttgaagttaatttaaatgttattttaattaggTTTGTTATGGTTAAATATATGTTTACTTTAGTGCAActcatttttttgtgtggatgCAACTTCATGTTTAACTTTGACAAAGTCCAATTTTGagtatttaaaacttaaaaagcaGCATGTGAAGATGAATAAACATATCTAGATACATGTACTAACATGTGCTAGtggttaaatattattaaatgttcAATTGTGACGTTTGCCTGTTGAAATTCTAAGTTATTTCATGTTAAAACTGTGTATTATATTCCGTTGTGTTGACCAGAGGGTTGCCATGGTGACTGAATGTTTCCGGCCTTAAAATAATTAAGTCAAAAGCAAAATTCAGATtcactttattctggtaaataAACAGCACTGCATAAAATTAAACAGCAAGACATTTGTTCAGTGCTTTATTGAACAaaagtatttgtaaaaatataaagtccttacattttaaagtattgCTTTGAATAAAAAGTTTACTAGTTGGCTCATAATAACCCATTTATTAAGCCCAACTGCCTTTTTTGCAACTTAAATAATATGTTAATAGTTTATTTGCCCCTCACCATATTTATGAGCAATACAACAAACAGAGCATAACCAAGTACACAACATTTACgttaaataaatctttcattttaaaaacattgcaatagtttttgtaatttttttctaatatgttTAATATGAGGCTTCCAActaagtttttctttaatgagTCCTAAAATGTTGTCTCTTAATACACTTGATCAATTTTCGTTTCATATACATGTAACTTTACATTATTGTAGAGCCAATTACCACAAAATAccataaatttagattttaaaatttaataaaaatctattataACTGaaccactttttaaaacttttaaacttttttctgtttgtagtgGTTTGTCCATATTCCTTCCAGAAGAAAAGAAGTTTATCATCCTCATAATTTTCTGGATACTGTAAAAATatagtttaaataaagtatGAGTAATTACACAtgcataaatatactttttatttacacatatctaatgcattaaatataaaattgtttgGATAATAATTTGCTTATTTGATTTGATAATTCTTCAACAACTAATAATGAatcttattttaagaaaaatatcccaatgaaaactaaagtttgtatgtttggagaaaaaaaaaacatttccagcagCTTTTATGCATTTTCATGTTTAGCTTCTTCATCAGTTATAAATGGAAACTAATTAGTTCTTCAGTTTCAAAACTTGTATTATTCAGCAGCTTCTgagaagtaaaatgtttaataacaacaacaatattactaattctaataataataataatctgttaGTCATTGTTGATAGATTGTGGAGTTTCTCCCTGTGAcgtggttggatgaacagaatCATTTCTTTCATGCACAGTAAACCTCTAATTGGtgctgttttgttctgttggaCTCAAACTGATGACTGGACCTTTCTGGGCTGAAACCACCCGGTCAGAACCTTTTTCACTTCGCTGGACTGAACTCCGTAGATGATGGGGTTCAGGCTGCAGGGGATGATGTGGTACAAGATGATGGCCAGCTTCCTCTCCTCTGTGAACTGCGGGAAGCGGTGCAGAGCGATGCTCACCTTGCTACTGGTGAACATGATGATGTAGACGACCAGGTGTGTGCTGCAGGTCCGTAAGGCTTTGCTGTTGAGGGATTTGCAGCGGCGGCTCAGACACACGGCCATGATCTTGGCGTAGGTGATGACCATGCTGCCCACCGACACCACCGACAGAACCACGGTGAAGGTCAGGCCGTAGATGTTATTGATCTCCACGCTCTCGCAGGACAGCTTGAACAGTGAGGCGTTGTCACAGTACGGGTTGGTGATCAGAGTCCTGCAGCGGCTCAGCCGGATGGTCAGACCCAGCAGAATCCCCACCGGAACCAAGGCCGACCCCCAGGCAGAGACGGTCAGTTTCATCACCATCCTGCTGGTCATTATCACAGAGTAACGCAGAGGATTACAGATGGCAACATATCTGTCAAAGGCCATGATCATCAGCATCGTCTGCGTTGAGGTGCCGTACATGTGGACCAGGAAGGCCTGAACCACACACTGATGGTACCCGATGAGGCGCTCAGCCGGCGGCCTCAGGACGTCTGACATGACACGAGGCAGCACAAGAAAATTTCCTAAAATATCATTGAATGCTAGACTGCAGTACAGCAGAAACATGGGCTGATGGAGGCTTCTGTTAACTACGATCAAAAGGATCATGCCAGCATTGGTGACCAGAACaaacaggaaggagaagaagaagaagaagaacaaaggGAGCCTGGAGAACTTGGTGACCATCAGCCCCTCCAGCTGCAGCGTAAGGCtgttgaaggtggagttttCCATTCACCTGgaatttttatttgagaaaatttaacattttatcaaataaactCAACAGTTCAATCATCCAACTGTAAATCTATGAGTTACAGGTTAACATTTCATGAGAACCAGTTAGACAAGCTGGTACCTGCTGGTTTCCAGTGGCTCCAAACAGAGCTGCAGACACAGCCTGGGATCCTTTTTATACCAGAAACTATTCAACCGAGAGAGTTGCATCAAAATGGTTCCCATagaaactgtcacaacatagagTTACCATGTAGAGGAAAACAATGACCTCATCAGACTTGAAGTTCAGTCTCACAATCTGCTGCgattctaaaacaataaacgTCATCGTATTGTTTTCCAGAGTACATTTTACTACTCCTTTGATCCAAAAAGAGCCTTCAGGATCCCAGCAGCTCCCAACTTATGGAAGACAAACCAAACAGCAGAACTGTCTGACTGGCAACAGGAAACTGGTTTCCTTCCTCTGGTGGAAaccagagagaggaaaacaatgACCTGTGTCATTTCTGAACACTTTACTCTAAACCTGCTTTCTGAGgccacattttttaattgatgaaatctgaatttgttttgtgtcGTTGTTCATAATGTGAGTGGAGGAGTTCCGGTTATGTTGtgtgctcttattttgaaaggtgaGGCTGTGCTGTGGTAGCCATGTTTGCCCTATAAGAGTTTCCCTCGTGCTGGAGACTGAAGGGAAGTTTGTGATTAAACGGAGATGAGTTTCGTCTATTTCAACTCTTATCGTCCCACTGGACACGTTTGAAACTCACATCCGACACACGACTGAATGATGTAAAGCATCAAAATGGTGCTGTCGCAGCACTCTGTTTACGGCagaaagatggccgccgcagcgctctgtttacggcagtaaagatggccgccgcagcgctctGTTTACGGCAGTAAAAatggccgccgcagcgctctgtttacggcagtaaagatggccgccgcagccTGTTTacggcagtaaagatggccgccgcagcgctctgtttacggcagtaaagatggccgccgcagcgctctgtttacggcagtaaagatggccgccgcagcgctctgtttacggcagtaaagatggccgccgcagcgctctgtttacggcagtaaagatggccgccgcagcgctctGTTTGCGGCTGAGAGAGACAAATGAAGGAAGCTGATAAACTGTAGCAGCTAGTGGAGCGtattttttttggattaactgacAATGGTGTCATGTGTCCCTGAAGTAGTTCTTCATTTCATAGTTACGGTCTAATTCATACTGGTGGATGATTTTCATTTATATAGaactgtttttgtaaatcaGACTCATTTGACTGAGTTAGATGGAGATTTCTGCCTCCAAACTCTGCAAAGCCCTGATGAAGATCTAAATATTTGGTTCTAGATGGTCCAACATCGtctctgattctgttttctcttAGTGAATTTTGTTGGTTCAAAGAACTAAACATTCCACCATGATTCTGAGGTCCCTTCACTCCATTTATAATTCACCTTATTCTAACTGTTATTCGCTACTGGTTAGGTTAGTATACACACTATAAGGCTGAGTATGTTGGGTTACCTCCATTCACACACTGACCCTGGATGCCAACTGTTATTACAGTTAACATAAAGGGTTTAATTTGGTTGGCCAACCCTGAAGCAGCTTTAGCATCGTTAGCTTCGTCCAGTCGGTTTAGGGCAGAGTGTCAGTCTGACTCGCAGTCTCTGCTTTAATTCATCCTAGAGGTTTTCTGCCAGGTTGGGATCAGGGCATGGGggtaatgttttataaattagaCTGCAGAATTAAAAATGACTCTATAGGGTCACACCCAGACAGGCAAATTTATAAATCCAGcaaaaataccacaaaacacaaagtgactaaaacaaaaccaatatGAACTATTGGTTCTTCAGCTGCCTCCATGGTTGAAGACCATATCTAccttcaaagaaaacattacaaGCCTACTGTTCCCTGAAATGTTTGCTCTGCTACCACTTGGTTAGTGAGCCAGAAAACTCCAACTGTGAGAGACACCAAACCGAGTAACAACAATGTGTTCAGACCC
This window of the Gambusia affinis linkage group LG15, SWU_Gaff_1.0, whole genome shotgun sequence genome carries:
- the LOC122845105 gene encoding olfactory receptor 146-like — protein: MENSTFNSLTLQLEGLMVTKFSRLPLFFFFFFSFLFVLVTNAGMILLIVVNRSLHQPMFLLYCSLAFNDILGNFLVLPRVMSDVLRPPAERLIGYHQCVVQAFLVHMYGTSTQTMLMIMAFDRYVAICNPLRYSVIMTSRMVMKLTVSAWGSALVPVGILLGLTIRLSRCRTLITNPYCDNASLFKLSCESVEINNIYGLTFTVVLSVVSVGSMVITYAKIMAVCLSRRCKSLNSKALRTCSTHLVVYIIMFTSSKVSIALHRFPQFTEERKLAIILYHIIPCSLNPIIYGVQSSEVKKVLTGWFQPRKVQSSV